The genomic interval TTGAACACTTGCTTCTTGATTTTTCTGGAACATCTCAGGAAAAGTCAGAAGTCAATTACAAGGTTACTATTAGTTGGAAGGCAACATGTATGAGAATGAAATAGCAGAAAATTCCTCTAATTCTGGCCAAAAGGTtgagttttgaagaaaaggaTCTTATAATCATCCAGTCCCTGCCTCCAGACTTTCAGTGTACTTTTCCCATTAGGTATAAATCTGTACCAACAGTCAGTATGTCTGTTGAGTGGTGGGTATAATTTGATAAGCTACTAAGAAAAGCTTATAATACCATTtagttaaatattttctatactgtttaacttaaaaaaacctcccaCACTGGAGTTAGCATAACTTTTCATCATATTTAACTCTTGAAATGCAGAGAGGCATCTTATTTGGTGCATATAgcaacacagaacaaaaaatcTTCTAAGgaaaaactgggaggagtggcagGAAAAAGATTTCCGTATCTTGGTTTAGCTGTTGTACTAAATTAAACACTAATGAAGTTCTCTGCCACACTCTGTCCTGACACTTTTTACTGTGCAAATGGGAACTGTTCTTTGACCGCGTCCTAACTGAGCCTGCTTTGAGGAGGGGACTATACCTGAGGACCTGCAGAGGTTCCTTCTCAAAATTATTCAATGGTCTCGAGGAACAAGATTGAAAGTGTCTTGTCTTCTCACGGGCATCctgatttgattttctttttccacacagaagtgaacaaaacccaacaatcTGTCATATTGCACTCCCACTTGCAGTACTTTGGTTTAGGATTATCTCCACTGTCTGAATACAAAACTTGCCTGTTATGGAAGTGCTGCTGTATTGAGTAATAGCATATATCCTACGCTACAGAACTACAGGTATTTCCCATTCAGGTGGCGCCTTCCTTCTACATACAAAGCTATCCAGACGGGCCTTTAACAATAGCCATGCATTGTCTGCGGTAAGGCAGTGAGCCTCCCGGACGGCATGTGGGTGTGGGAAGAGGCGAGCAGCCCCGACTGCAGGGCGAGCAGGCAGAGGAAAGCCGCTGGGCTGCGCCTGCAATCGGTGCGTTGCCCCTTTAATTGTGTCCCCAGCCCTCGGGCGTCTCTGTCCAACGCCCACGTCAGCAAATACCTTTTGTTTCTCTCACGTTCGGGCTTCCAGGGCTCGGGGCTGCGGGACCAGCGCGTCGCCTTCAGCCACCGGGGACCCCGCATCCACCGCCCGCTCCCTTCGGCTCAGCGGCGGCCGCCCGCAGGACCCAGCCCGGTGAGTGGCGGTTCTGCTGTACACCGATAGGTCGGACCGGGCGTCGGACTGAAGACGGGTAGGAGCGGGCTGCTGCGAGGGACGGCCCCGGGCTCCGCGCTCTCCGAGGGCGCCGGGGGTCCGTGTGCCGTGACGGCCCGCGGGCAGCTGCCCCTGGGAGCCGACGGTTACCGGGGCTGCACGGCGTCCTAGGCGGGCGCCATTTGCAGCCCCGGGCGCGGCTGCGAGGAGCCAGGCGCGGCAACAAAGGGCTGCGCGGGAGCCGGAGCGGGCGGCGGGTGCGCGGCGAGAGGGGCCGCGCAagggggcggccggggcgcTGCCCCCCGCGGGGaggctgcgggcagctggggcgggagcggccccggcccgggccACGCCGGGCGCGCGGcaccgggcggcggcggcggcggcggcagcgtGGCGGGGAGCTCTCGCGGAGCGGCAGCCGGGGCTCCGCTAACGCGGGCGGCTCCGGGCTgcgcgcccggcccggcccggctcggcggAGGGGAGCGCGCAGCCGGCCGGAGCGCCGGCGGGCGCCGGCGCTGCGGTCCCcgcggcgggagcgggagcgggggcggccgcggcaGCCCGCGAAGCCGGGAGGCGCCTCCGCGCTTTGGCGGGCGGGTCCGGCGCCGTCGGGCGTCCCGGGCTCCCGGTGGCCGAGCGACCAATTCGGCCGGGCGTTGCGGGTGAGTGACGGCGGCCTCCGCCAATGCCGCGGGAGGAGGGCTGAGGCCGCCGGGGCTCGGCCGCTGCCTTCATGCGCGGCGCTGCCGAGGTCCGGCGGGGGCTTTGCCCGCGGCGGAGGGGTTGGAGGCGCGGGCTCTCCCGTCGGGCGCGGCAGTCCCCAGGGCAGAAGGGCCGAGTCCTTGTCAGTCTGCGAGCCGTTCACGTCTTCGTCGGTGTAATCTTAATTCTTTTAGGATATGCAGTAACCCTGCTGAGGCgtcttttcccctcttctaGAGTTAAGTTTCTTCTCCCATGTTATTATGCGGGCTAGGGGATGCAGGGAGTTTGGAGATATATTGGGAATGTGATGCCATGTACAatgttcatgtttttaaaaacagagctcATCCCTTTAAAATAGGATTCAGCAACCTTAGTTTAGATTGTCATGGTTatactttgtttttttactttagaGCAAGCCTTCCTCTTATTCCCTGATTGGAATGGAGATTTCTTCCCACCAGTTTCACCTCCTAGAGCAGCTAAACGAACAACGGAAGCAAGACTTGTTCTGTGACTGCAATATCCTGGTCGAGGGCAAGGTCTTTAAGGCACATCGCAATGTGCTGTTTGCCAGCAGCGGCTATTTCAAAATGCTCCTTTCACAGAGCTCGAAGGAGGCGAGTCAGCCGACAATAGCTACTTTTGAGGTCTTCTCCCCAGAGACATTTATGGTTATCCTGGACTTCGTGTATTCAGGCATACTGTCTTTAACCGGTCAGAATGTCATCGAAGTCATGTCAGCTGCTAGCTATCTGCAGATGACAGATATTCTTAATGTCTGTAAGACATTCATCAAGTCCTCACTCGATATTAACGAAAAGGAAAAGGATCACTACCTCAGCCTTTCGGCCAAAAGTACAAGCAGTGAACCTGCTCATCCATCTCTTTATCGGtcaagaaggaaagcaaagagcaaCCCCAGGCGTTCCTATTCAATCCCAGATGAAAAGGCTAATACGGTAAATGAAAATTCCTGGAGTAGCTACAGCAGCTACCTGTCCTCACAGGTGATTCTTCAGCGGGCAGAAACACAGCTATCgaaaagaggcagaaaacagGGCTCAACGAGAAAGCGCCGAAAGCATCTCGGACTGTCACAGACCCGTGATTTTGTGCAGTATAAATTGAACAAAGCTGAGCGGGCCAGCGGAGGTTGCAGCGCGTCAGATTCCAGCCACATCTCTCGGGTTAGAGAGGAGGTCGAATTTGATGCCGAGAATGACGTTGATCATGATGATTATGGATATAATCACGAATCGGAAGTGATACCAAAGAAGTGGTCTGTTGCTCAGCTAGAACAAGAACTTTCAAGAACTCCTGAGTTCATGGAATTAAAGGCAGAGGAACTGTACACCTCAATGCCCACAATTTTAGGTGTAATGAGTAGTTGGAACGAAGGTAAAAAATACATATGGTTTTGCAAAGTTTGTCTTTGTTTGGAAGAATTCAGATGATCTTTTGGAGAGAATTTGTATGGCTGCATGAAAACCAAAATGATGCCTAGTGttgcagattattttcttgATCTACTTGATTATAGTACCTAACAGAATGAGAAACTTTGAAGCCAGAACCGGGCATGAGAATTAGAATCAGAGAACTTGACCCATGTATTCTGTAAAGTTAAAACAATACATGCCAGATTATTTGGACCCAAGTGGAATTTAATGAAGTCTCAAGAGCTGTAATTGACTTGGGGACCTGAAGGACCGAGTTTCTCTTGTAAGGTCCCCAATACCTGGCAGTAATAGAGGCATCCAACCTAAATCCAACCGAAGTCCTTCCCAAGAGAAGGTCCTGTCACTGGCAGGATGCTGCATTTCCCATAAGGTCCAAACCAGCCCAATCTTCACGACTGTTTGGCCACACTACATAAAGCATCTAAGCTCTTGACAGCATATGCCTGAGATGGTGGAATAAAGTTGACAGGTGTATTCTTACATGCATTCTGATGGAAACTAATGTAcctatattttattataatcgCATATTTTTAAGACTTTGGGCACCCTAGTATATTACACAGAGATTATAAATGTTAAAGCTATGAACTGTTAGCTGATGGAAGGGTCAGATATGATGACTATATGTAATAGCTATGTATTTATGATCATCTGTATGTCTAAAAAATACCCTGAGTAAGAAAGAATATACTATCAAATGGCCGTTTAACAACTTCAGTAAGAACTACTGGGTTTGGAGGATTGTATTTTGGGATTTTTCCTATTTAGTGACAGGCCAGAGGGAAAATGAACTGCTGCTTATTTAAGCTGAGAAGTAATCAAACTACTACATAAAGAGAGGCCACTGCTATTTGACATTTTACCTGTATTTCTCTGTAACAGATGACCTACCTCGGATGCGATTCAAATGCCCCTTCTGTACGCACACAGTGAAACGACGCGCAGACCTGAAGCGACATCTTCGGTGTCACACAGGGGAGCGACCGTACCCGTGCGAAGCATGTGGGAAAAGGTTCACCCGACTAGAGCATCTACGTAACCACTTCCAAACGGTACGCCATTTCCGTCGGAGACTCagcctagaaaaaaaacccacaagatgTCATTGGTACCAGCTGTTCAGTCATTTCCAGAACTAATACCAGAAAAGCTTCCTAGCTGCACATCAACattaattattcattatttaaattggcaaattatattttaaatttaatttttttagaatgattcagtgaattttctttttttttttaaatctgcttttggatgaacactgacattttcaaattttaaatctctttaGATACATCAAGCTGGCAAACTGATCTGCAGAAAATGCAAGCGTCACGTAACTGAACTAACAGGATGTGTTGTTCAGCAAGGAACAAGACGCTACAGACTGTGCCCTAAGTGTCTAGCAGAAGCTAATTTTGACAGCATCCCTGACGATTTAGATGCAGAACATTCTCCTGTCTCCTCCACAGGAAACAAACGTTCCAAATGGGCTTTGGAGGAGGAACAGAAATCAGATGAAGAGACAATGGAGGAGGAACCATATAATTTGGTTGTCCGACACGTTAATGATGATATTCCAGATGAGGCAGATGAAAAGGTGAAACCAAATCTTAGGTAGatatatttgtgtatttgttATTGTTGTATTCAAGATTAAATTACTTGTGTCCTGCCAACTAATGCTGGTTTATtactttcattaaaatgaaatatagcTAAAATTCTATTATGAGAAGCAAAATACGGACTACAGAGGAGTTGTTTTGTACTTACAGATATGCAACAGTGTAACTGCTTCTAAATATCATCCAGAAAGTACTTATCTGGAAACTATGTAGAAGAATTGGTTTATATTTCAAAGACTTGCTCAGAGCTCCTGTTCATAATGGAAGTGTGAACCAATTTACAGTTCTACAAACATTCTATAttatatagatttttaaaaaacaaatattgatatttgctttgaaaaagtcTTACTAAAGCAGCTAAGAAatgtaaaacacatttttgttgaCACTGTAATTAACATGTATATACACTTCAGAAACTTCATAAGAAAGGAGTAAAGAAAACAAGTGGAATTCTTCCTGTTGAAGAACCTTTTTATGAGAGCTTTGTTTTCTGAGTGAGCTTATTGCATCCTATAGTTCAGAAAAGCATGATTAGTTTTAAAGAATACACACAGCCGTACAGAGTAGAATAATGAACAGAGCATCTGTAGTGCACTTGGATAGTATGAGTTTGCCTTTTCAGATATGCAGTGTTTTTGTACtgtgaattttaaagaaagatacaCTAACGTGGTTCCAAGGAAATAAAAGTGCAATCACTGGAAGTACAGTTGTcaggttttttccattttttttcaggactgGTGCAAGACTTGCTTAAACTCCTGTCTATCTTACGCTAAGATAATAAAGGCGACAAGTCCCTTTAATTTCAGTGGGACACTTGTGACTTAGATCATGGAGCTACTTTAGAAAGGCTTTCCTGCTCATATAAATTTAGGATGCTTAACGGCTGCTTGACAGTCAGCATAAAAACGTCTGTTTATGTGGACAATTTCCCTTAGAGTTTAAGTAACCTTTGTAATTCTGGAGTGTCTTCAGCTTTTTtagtaataatttttcttccccGGTCATTTGGCTCAGAGAACCTCTACTTGCtagagaaactgaaaatgctCAGTactaaaatgatttaaaaaaaaaaaaatctcagggaGAATGTGTAGAAGAGACATTCTGCCTGAGAGCAGAGAATGGCATTCCCAGTAGGTACTCTTGATAAAGAGCCACTGTTTGGTCTCATGTCTCATTTTATGCTatgtttcctttcctgttaGCAGAATCTGTAGCCTGAGGTTACTGCCAAGCAAGCAAAGATTCCCTGTAGAGAATTTGAGAACAGCCATATTGATTCACATCAAGGTTCTCCCTGTCTCCAATAGTTGCCATTAACAGATACCTAGGGAAAAGTGAGAATAGGGCAAGCCTGTATAATAATTCCCTAATGCTCTCCCCAAATCCAGCCATTTTCAGTTAAGGGGATTTTCTTAATTTGGGATTTGTAGATTTAGAAACCACCAATGCACATCTTCACTGCTCTACCCTTAAACTCATCTAAACTTCTTGCATCAGCAGTATCCTTTGGCAAATGCCTCCACCAGTCTAGTATGCCCTGTGAGTGCCATCTCCTTTGAATCTGGCTTCTAGAACAGCCACCACCGTGTCTAGCTGATCCACAGAGATGCACACGAACTCAGTGCAGAACTTGCTCAACTAACAACCAGAAAAGAAGGGTTTGCAGTTTTagcatgttttttaattaaacgCTTTCAGGTAGTTAATTGTCTCAGTGGGCCCCAACTCAGTGAGAGACTACAGCCAGCCATGGGGCTCCTGTATAACGCACCGGGAGAACAGTAAACACGCCGCTAGCTGAAACCTGTCGCTCCTGCAGCTGTGGAAATGGAACAAGGTAAATTTAAGGCCTGTTTTATAGTAAGTATgtaataaatactgaaaaaaaaaagatggctaACACTTACTTAGTTAATTCCAAATGTTTTTCTAGGAAGTTCTGTCACCATTTCTAAAAGCGGAGCACTTGTGTTACTACAGCCTGTGACTGATGGTATAGACAGGGCATCTCAGCACTTCTACAAATTTAACTACATAAATTTCTCTTCTCCCATTTTAGAGGGCTGGGCAAAAGGAAGGGACTCCCCAGCCGCAGCCCTTCAGCCCCTGCTCTCACCTCCCCGCCGGTCCCGGCTCCCTCCTCAGCCTCTCTGGAGAACCAAGCCGCCTCAACTCGACGCCTCATTGGCTAATTCCCAGTCGCCTGACCCAGCCGGCCAATGAGGTGTCAAAAGCGCTGCTGAGGGGCGGTAGCCGCGCTGTTCCCTGCCTGACGGGCGGCAGCggcaccgcccgcccgcccgcccgccgtgGCCTTCACctcccggggcgggcgggctgtTGGCCGCGCTGAGGGAAGGCCCGGAGCCGTTCCCTTCGAGCAGCGCCAACAGGCGGGCCCAGGCCTCGCTCTTCCTCCACAGCGCCGCTGTGTCTGGCCTGTCACCTTAGCGGGTGTGTGCTGGAGCCTGGGGCTGCTCctgaggagggaagaaaacccaGTGTGTGaaaatcatatttatttttgtaccaTCAAATAGGCCTATCGTCACTCTTGCTGACAAAGAAGTCTGCTCAccttaacagagaaaaaagcacaaatgtCATTCATTGGTGTTAAAACTCCGCTGGTCAAAATTATTCACACACAAACCCGTTAATTCTTTCAGTCcaagttttatttcagcattgaagctttctcaaaaaataaaagggatttTATCCCTCAGTCTTCATAATATGGAAGTAAAACCAGATCTATTCAAGATGACTTTACAGTGAAATCAAGATGAGACCCTGCCTCCAGAGGTGAGGCACTTGTAgcatttacaataaaaaaaaaagcaggtcaGGTCAGCGCCAACCATCCATCATCCCTTACTCACTGTGCCCCTCTCACATTTAAATAGCAATGGCAGGTAACGCACGCTTGCTGtcctgtgatttaaaaaaaaaaaaccacacttttgattatttttgattaattttgaTTCAGTGAACTGCCCGTAATGCTTTGACATGAAAGGATTGTCTGTATTGTCCTTTctaaaggaagaaatggaagcTGATCTGAATTGTCTGCTTTTTCTACAAGAGAATCGGCTTTCGCAAGACATAGTTGGAAGTGAACCCACAGAGAGTCTGGTGCATCCCCTTCTACCGCCACAGCAAAGCTGCCTGCTTTTTAGAGTGGTAATAGGTGCTGTTAGGATTCCATGTACATGTGGAAATTTATTTACAGCAATTCAGCACCACCTGCTGGCATGACTTTTTTAAGTAGTTCAGAAGgtgtggtggtttgttttttaaattggtaTGCTTTCTTAGGTGTCCTTTGAACAATCAGAAATTTTTCTACATTAAGTCTGACCCACTGCTGATATTTTGGACCCTTTATATAATATGGAGAGGGCTGCCACCTCAGAATTAGAGTATTTAAatctaaaaatgaaatcatGTCAATGAACATTTACCTCCTGCCACTGTACAAAAAGGTAGTATTTTAGCTAGCAGCTCCACTAATTTCTCTATTTAGTTCATACAGCACCTAACACATATCAGCCTTAAAAACTGACTACTAGCATTCCTGAGAGACTTTCAACTCCTGCAaccctctttcttcttctcaacacccccaaaaccccaactagttcttttttttttcctggcatgcAGGTATTTCTCTGTCTCACCATCCTCAAGTCAAAACAGGGGCTGACATTCCCCACAGTTAGGCCCTTCAATTTATGACTTGAATTGGCAAATTCCTTAGTTACTTCCACAGGGATTACAGTTTTCAAGGCACTTTTGCCAGCCAATGCCAAGTATCCACTCAACCACacttttcttgctttaaatGTCA from Haliaeetus albicilla chromosome 16, bHalAlb1.1, whole genome shotgun sequence carries:
- the LOC104312451 gene encoding zinc finger and BTB domain-containing protein 8A isoform X2, translating into MWVWEEASSPDCRASRQRKAAGLRLQSGSGLRDQRVAFSHRGPRIHRPLPSAQRRPPAGPSPSKPSSYSLIGMEISSHQFHLLEQLNEQRKQDLFCDCNILVEGKVFKAHRNVLFASSGYFKMLLSQSSKEASQPTIATFEVFSPETFMVILDFVYSGILSLTGQNVIEVMSAASYLQMTDILNVCKTFIKSSLDINEKEKDHYLSLSAKSTSSEPAHPSLYRSRRKAKSNPRRSYSIPDEKANTVNENSWSSYSSYLSSQVILQRAETQLSKRGRKQGSTRKRRKHLGLSQTRDFVQYKLNKAERASGGCSASDSSHISRVREEVEFDAENDVDHDDYGYNHESEVIPKKWSVAQLEQELSRTPEFMELKAEELYTSMPTILGVMSSWNEDDLPRMRFKCPFCTHTVKRRADLKRHLRCHTGERPYPCEACGKRFTRLEHLRNHFQTIHQAGKLICRKCKRHVTELTGCVVQQGTRRYRLCPKCLAEANFDSIPDDLDAEHSPVSSTGNKRSKWALEEEQKSDEETMEEEPYNLVVRHVNDDIPDEADEKVKPNLR
- the LOC104312451 gene encoding zinc finger and BTB domain-containing protein 8A isoform X4; protein product: MWVWEEASSPDCRASRQRKAAGLRLQSGSGLRDQRVAFSHRGPRIHRPLPSAQRRPPAGPSPSKPSSYSLIGMEISSHQFHLLEQLNEQRKQDLFCDCNILVEGKVFKAHRNVLFASSGYFKMLLSQSSKEASQPTIATFEVFSPETFMVILDFVYSGILSLTGQNVIEVMSAASYLQMTDILNVCKTFIKSSLDINEKEKDHYLSLSAKSTSSEPAHPSLYRSRRKAKSNPRRSYSIPDEKANTVNENSWSSYSSYLSSQVILQRAETQLSKRGRKQGSTRKRRKHLGLSQTRDFVQYKLNKAERASGGCSASDSSHISRVREEVEFDAENDVDHDDYGYNHESEVIPKKWSVAQLEQELSRTPEFMELKAEELYTSMPTILGVMSSWNEDDLPRMRFKCPFCTHTVKRRADLKRHLRCHTGERPYPCEACGKRFTRLEHLRNHFQTETNVPNGLWRRNRNQMKRQWRRNHIIWLSDTLMMIFQMRQMKR
- the LOC104312451 gene encoding zinc finger and BTB domain-containing protein 8A isoform X1; this encodes MWVWEEASSPDCRASRQRKAAGLRLQSVRCPFNCVPSPRASLSNAHVSKYLLFLSRSGFQGSGLRDQRVAFSHRGPRIHRPLPSAQRRPPAGPSPSKPSSYSLIGMEISSHQFHLLEQLNEQRKQDLFCDCNILVEGKVFKAHRNVLFASSGYFKMLLSQSSKEASQPTIATFEVFSPETFMVILDFVYSGILSLTGQNVIEVMSAASYLQMTDILNVCKTFIKSSLDINEKEKDHYLSLSAKSTSSEPAHPSLYRSRRKAKSNPRRSYSIPDEKANTVNENSWSSYSSYLSSQVILQRAETQLSKRGRKQGSTRKRRKHLGLSQTRDFVQYKLNKAERASGGCSASDSSHISRVREEVEFDAENDVDHDDYGYNHESEVIPKKWSVAQLEQELSRTPEFMELKAEELYTSMPTILGVMSSWNEDDLPRMRFKCPFCTHTVKRRADLKRHLRCHTGERPYPCEACGKRFTRLEHLRNHFQTIHQAGKLICRKCKRHVTELTGCVVQQGTRRYRLCPKCLAEANFDSIPDDLDAEHSPVSSTGNKRSKWALEEEQKSDEETMEEEPYNLVVRHVNDDIPDEADEKVKPNLR
- the LOC104312451 gene encoding zinc finger and BTB domain-containing protein 8A isoform X3, which encodes MEISSHQFHLLEQLNEQRKQDLFCDCNILVEGKVFKAHRNVLFASSGYFKMLLSQSSKEASQPTIATFEVFSPETFMVILDFVYSGILSLTGQNVIEVMSAASYLQMTDILNVCKTFIKSSLDINEKEKDHYLSLSAKSTSSEPAHPSLYRSRRKAKSNPRRSYSIPDEKANTVNENSWSSYSSYLSSQVILQRAETQLSKRGRKQGSTRKRRKHLGLSQTRDFVQYKLNKAERASGGCSASDSSHISRVREEVEFDAENDVDHDDYGYNHESEVIPKKWSVAQLEQELSRTPEFMELKAEELYTSMPTILGVMSSWNEDDLPRMRFKCPFCTHTVKRRADLKRHLRCHTGERPYPCEACGKRFTRLEHLRNHFQTIHQAGKLICRKCKRHVTELTGCVVQQGTRRYRLCPKCLAEANFDSIPDDLDAEHSPVSSTGNKRSKWALEEEQKSDEETMEEEPYNLVVRHVNDDIPDEADEKVKPNLR